A genomic segment from Geitlerinema sp. PCC 7407 encodes:
- a CDS encoding DUF1830 domain-containing protein: protein MAQILDPLPPDRSNPVLCCYVNATSKIQIARITNIPNWYFERVVFPGQRLLFEALPDAQLEIHTGMMASAILSDTIPCTRLQIEDPNGEVGEESAKKTPTMTTPPRSPSPSRQAAFAAADS from the coding sequence ATGGCTCAGATTCTTGATCCGCTGCCTCCCGATCGCTCCAATCCGGTGCTCTGCTGCTACGTGAATGCCACCAGCAAAATCCAAATCGCCCGCATTACCAACATTCCCAACTGGTATTTCGAGCGGGTGGTGTTTCCAGGGCAGCGCCTTTTGTTCGAGGCGCTGCCCGATGCTCAGCTCGAAATTCACACAGGCATGATGGCCAGCGCGATTTTGTCAGATACGATTCCCTGCACCCGGCTCCAAATTGAGGACCCGAACGGGGAGGTGGGGGAGGAAAGTGCAAAAAAGACGCCAACCATGACCACGCCGCCTAGAAGCCCATCGCCCTCTCGTCAAGCTGCGTTTGCGGCGGCAGATTCCTAA
- a CDS encoding DUF4079 domain-containing protein, translated as MDLPSFLWLWKIAAWSMGFSLLAYLLLAGTGGWIFWTRTQQEPRPSWLRSLHFWIGGVLVALVLLLLAIGIVGTLGHYGSLGHSWHLPAGLAVVALVGVSAWSATQIGPRRPWARSLHLTLNAILFVGLAAVSWSGWEVVQKYLP; from the coding sequence GTGGATTTACCTTCTTTTCTCTGGCTTTGGAAAATTGCTGCCTGGTCTATGGGCTTTTCGCTGCTGGCCTACCTACTCCTGGCAGGCACGGGGGGCTGGATTTTTTGGACCCGCACCCAGCAAGAGCCCCGACCGAGCTGGCTGCGATCGCTGCACTTCTGGATCGGCGGCGTGCTGGTGGCTCTGGTACTTTTGCTGCTGGCCATCGGCATCGTTGGCACCCTCGGGCACTACGGCAGCCTGGGCCACTCGTGGCACCTGCCCGCCGGCCTGGCGGTGGTTGCCTTGGTAGGCGTCTCGGCCTGGAGCGCCACCCAGATCGGCCCCCGGCGGCCCTGGGCGCGATCGCTTCACTTGACCCTCAACGCGATTTTGTTCGTGGGCTTGGCCGCCGTGTCCTGGAGCGGCTGGGAGGTTGTCCAGAAGTATCTGCCCTAG
- a CDS encoding ABC transporter permease — translation MNAAWLLEVCRRSWLWVMAGLLFLFMYLPIGVLSVYSVNRSPYSAAWEGFTLQWYQQLFRDARILTALQNSLVVAICAVGISAVLGTLMAVGLSRYDFWGKTLYRGLSYLPLIIPDIAIAVATLIFLAVAAIPLSLWTIVAAHVVFCLSYVAIVVSTRFSKLDPHLEEAALDLGATPTEALIQVLLPELMPAIVSGCLLAFVLSLDDFLIASFTSGSGATTLPLEIFSRIRTGVKPDVNALSVILIMASGLVASVGEVIRYRGEQRRSRR, via the coding sequence ATGAACGCAGCTTGGTTACTAGAGGTCTGTCGGCGATCGTGGCTTTGGGTCATGGCGGGACTGCTGTTTTTGTTTATGTACCTGCCCATCGGCGTGCTGTCTGTCTACAGCGTCAACCGATCGCCCTACAGTGCGGCTTGGGAAGGATTCACCCTCCAGTGGTACCAGCAGCTCTTTCGGGATGCGCGCATCTTGACGGCGCTGCAAAATAGCCTGGTGGTGGCGATCTGTGCGGTGGGTATCTCGGCAGTCCTTGGCACCCTGATGGCCGTGGGCCTATCCCGCTACGACTTCTGGGGCAAGACGCTCTATCGCGGCCTTTCCTATCTGCCGCTGATCATTCCAGATATTGCCATTGCGGTGGCGACCCTGATTTTTTTGGCGGTGGCGGCCATTCCCCTGAGTCTTTGGACGATTGTGGCGGCCCACGTGGTGTTTTGCCTGTCCTACGTGGCGATCGTCGTCTCGACGCGCTTTTCCAAGCTCGATCCGCACCTCGAAGAAGCGGCCCTCGATTTGGGGGCGACGCCGACGGAGGCGCTGATCCAGGTGCTGCTGCCGGAGCTGATGCCGGCCATTGTTTCGGGCTGCTTGCTGGCCTTTGTGCTGAGTCTCGATGACTTTTTGATTGCCAGCTTCACGTCGGGGAGCGGCGCGACGACGCTGCCTCTGGAGATTTTTAGCCGCATCCGCACGGGGGTCAAGCCAGACGTGAATGCCCTGAGCGTGATTTTGATTATGGCGTCGGGGCTGGTGGCGTCGGTGGGTGAGGTGATCCGCTATCGCGGGGAGCAGCGGCGATCGCGCCGCTAG
- a CDS encoding ABC transporter permease, with protein sequence MAPPERRWPEWLGPVALLGPSGLWLLLLLVLPTLVIFELSLVPGIRPGQVVNPSGLENYLQIFQPVYLNVIKRSLDFAAVTTLVCLVFGFPVAYWIALVVPKRWRNLLLLAFILPLWTSSLLRSYAWITILRPTGLLNSVLAALSLPPLDLLNQTGAVYIGMSYSFLPYMVLILYASLEKLDRRLLEAASDLGAAPITAFWRITIPQTWPGITAGCLLVFIASLGDFVDPELLGGASSMTLARLIYNQFLGATQNWGFGSSLSMVIILVISLAVALLVKYGDPTPRR encoded by the coding sequence ATCGCTCCCCCCGAGCGGCGCTGGCCTGAATGGCTTGGCCCGGTGGCGCTCCTGGGGCCATCCGGTTTGTGGCTGCTGCTGCTGCTGGTGCTGCCGACCCTGGTGATCTTTGAGCTGAGCTTGGTGCCCGGAATTCGCCCCGGCCAGGTGGTGAACCCCTCGGGCCTCGAGAACTATCTCCAGATTTTTCAGCCGGTCTATCTGAACGTGATCAAGCGGTCCCTCGACTTTGCGGCGGTCACGACCTTGGTGTGTCTGGTTTTCGGCTTTCCGGTGGCCTACTGGATCGCCTTGGTGGTGCCCAAGCGGTGGCGCAACCTGCTGCTGCTGGCGTTTATCCTGCCCCTGTGGACCTCTTCGCTGCTGCGCAGCTATGCCTGGATCACCATTTTGCGCCCCACAGGCCTCCTCAACAGTGTTTTGGCGGCCCTGAGCCTGCCGCCGCTGGACCTGCTCAATCAAACGGGCGCGGTTTACATCGGCATGAGCTACAGCTTTTTGCCCTACATGGTGCTGATTCTCTACGCATCTCTGGAGAAGCTAGATCGGCGGCTTCTGGAGGCGGCGTCGGATCTGGGAGCCGCGCCGATCACGGCCTTTTGGCGCATAACGATTCCCCAGACTTGGCCCGGCATTACGGCGGGCTGCTTGCTGGTGTTTATCGCGAGCTTGGGCGACTTTGTGGATCCGGAGCTGCTGGGGGGAGCGTCGAGCATGACCCTTGCGCGCCTGATCTATAACCAGTTTCTGGGGGCGACGCAGAATTGGGGCTTTGGCTCGTCCCTCAGTATGGTGATTATTTTGGTCATCAGTTTGGCGGTGGCGCTGCTGGTGAAATACGGGGACCCAACGCCCCGCCGCTAG
- a CDS encoding PotD/PotF family extracellular solute-binding protein — MPPTRPRPNRPPRLPSSRRQFLRTSAAALSAAALSGCGWTLANVRTQAVPQGESDRLHIFTWSSYTDQALLNAFREQTGIEVIADVYDSNEAMLAKLQAGGGAAYSIIYPSDYMVRRMLELGLLRELETSRLSGLTELFEQFQDPRYDPGNRHSVPMSWGTTGLVYNRRKLQTVPEDWRYLWDNQPMLSRRITLLNDMREVMGATLRMLGYSYNAEDPAQLEAAYEELVKLKPAIASFTSDAWRSQIITGDLLIAMSYSSDAQLVTEENPDLEYLIPQSGSSLWVDTMVIPKSAPNVEAAYAWLNFMMQPSVLVDLCQRLGFTPPSRAAADLLPTELRNDPGLFPPDQVLARCEGIAPVSGAIELYERYWNRLTSG; from the coding sequence GTGCCTCCAACAAGACCGCGACCGAATCGGCCCCCTCGCCTGCCTTCGAGTCGTCGTCAATTTTTGCGAACTTCAGCGGCAGCGCTGTCAGCGGCGGCGCTCTCGGGCTGTGGCTGGACGTTGGCGAATGTCCGCACGCAGGCGGTTCCCCAGGGAGAGAGCGATCGCCTGCATATCTTCACTTGGTCGAGCTACACCGACCAAGCCCTCCTCAACGCCTTCCGCGAGCAAACCGGCATTGAGGTGATTGCGGATGTGTACGACTCTAATGAGGCGATGCTGGCCAAGCTCCAGGCGGGCGGAGGCGCGGCCTACAGCATTATTTACCCGTCCGACTATATGGTGCGGCGCATGCTCGAGCTGGGGCTGCTGCGAGAGCTGGAGACCTCGCGCCTGAGCGGCCTGACGGAGCTGTTCGAGCAGTTCCAAGATCCCCGCTATGACCCCGGCAATCGCCACAGCGTGCCGATGAGCTGGGGAACCACCGGACTGGTCTACAACCGTCGCAAGCTGCAAACGGTGCCGGAGGACTGGCGCTATCTCTGGGACAATCAGCCCATGCTTTCCCGGCGGATCACCCTCCTCAATGACATGCGGGAGGTGATGGGGGCGACGCTGCGAATGCTGGGGTACTCCTACAATGCGGAGGATCCCGCCCAGCTAGAGGCGGCCTACGAGGAGCTCGTGAAGCTCAAACCGGCGATCGCCTCCTTTACCTCCGACGCATGGCGCAGCCAAATCATTACCGGAGACTTGCTGATCGCCATGAGCTACTCTAGCGACGCTCAGCTCGTCACCGAAGAGAACCCAGACCTGGAGTACCTAATTCCCCAGAGCGGTTCTTCTCTGTGGGTCGACACCATGGTGATCCCCAAGTCTGCGCCCAATGTCGAGGCCGCCTACGCCTGGCTCAATTTCATGATGCAGCCCAGCGTGCTAGTCGATTTGTGCCAGCGCCTAGGCTTCACGCCGCCGAGTCGCGCTGCGGCCGATCTGCTACCGACCGAGCTACGCAACGATCCGGGGCTATTTCCCCCGGATCAGGTCCTGGCCCGCTGTGAAGGCATCGCGCCGGTGAGCGGAGCGATCGAGCTTTATGAGCGCTACTGGAACCGCCTCACCAGCGGCTAG